One window of Felis catus isolate Fca126 chromosome D4, F.catus_Fca126_mat1.0, whole genome shotgun sequence genomic DNA carries:
- the LOC101100254 gene encoding olfactory receptor 13C8 yields the protein MERTNDSMLTEFVLVGLSAHPKLQTVFFALVLWMYLMILLGNGILISVIICDSHLHTPMYFFLCNLSFLDICYTSSSVPLILDSFLTGRKRVSFSGCMVQMFLSFAMGATECVLLGMMALDRYVAICYPLRYSVIMSKNAYLPMAAGSWVTGLVDSVVQTSLAMQLPFCTSNVINHFVCEILAILKLACADISINVISMAGSNLIVLVIPLLVISISYIFIVTTILRIPSTKGKRKAFSTCSAHLTVVIIFYGTIFFMYAKPKSKSSVDADNQDIIEALISLFYGVMAPMLNPLIYSLRNKDVKAAVKNMVGRKNSDGI from the coding sequence ATGGAAAGGACCAATGATTCCATGCTGACAGAATTTGTCCTTGTTGGGCTTTCTGCCCACCCAAAGCTCCAGACAGTTTTCTTTGCGCTAGTTTTGTGGATGTACCTGATGATCCTTCTGGGAAATGGAATCCTTATCTCAGTAATCATCTGTGATTCTCACTTGCACAcccccatgtatttcttcctctgtaatCTTTCCTTCCTGGACATTTGTTACACAAGCTCCTCTGTCCCACTAATTCTTGACAGTTTTCTGACAGGAAGGAAAAGGGTTTCCTTCTCTGGGTGCATGGTGCAAATGTTTCTCTCCTTTGCCATGGGGGCCACAGAGTGTGTGCTTCTAGGTATGATGGCACTCGACCGCTATGTAGCCATCTGCTACCCACTGAGATACTCTGTCATCATGAGCAAAAATGCCTACCTGCCCATGGCAGCTGGATCCTGGGTCACTGGGCTTGTGGACTCAGTGGTGCAGACATCTCTCGCAATGCAGTTACCATTCTGTACTAGTAATGTCATTAACCATTTTGTCTGTGAAATTCTAGCTATCCTAAAACTGGCTTGTGCTGATATTTCAATCAATGTGATCAGCATGGCAGGGTCAAATCTGATTGTTCTGGTTATTCCACTGCTAGTAATTTCtatatcttacatttttattgtcaCCACTATATTGAGGATCCCCTCCACCAAAGGAAAACGTAaggccttctccacctgctccGCCCACTTAACAGTAGTGATTATATTCTATGGAACTATCTTCTTCATGTACGCAAAGCCCAAGTCTAAAAGTTCTGTTGATGCTGATAATCAAGACATCATTGAGGCCCTCATCTCTCTCTTCTATGGAGTAATGGCCCCCATGCTCAATCCTCTCATCTATAGTCTGAGGAACAAGGATGTAAAGGCTGCAGTGAAGAACATGGTGGGTAGAAAAAACTCTGATGGAATCTGA